aaaaagaatacaaatttaccaaacgtatttttattcacttttttatttaaaacaaatttactaaacgcgtttttcagttaaaaattattcctgaacataaataattttttctattttatttcgaaataattttaacataaatataaacaaacgcacccttttAAACCGATAGGCATGTGAAGAATTCAtcttaatttcaaattaatagatCCGTATTAGattcacattttattaattttattattaaattactgaattgaatattcattatttattataaatatatcagtttatgattttggTAACATAAATCCATTACGCTGCACGCAAAcgacaaagaaagaaagtgcGTGCGTGCAACTCCCTTGGTCTATTGGAGTGGCGTTGCGAGGAAGATAGACGGGTCCACCAATCTTTACTTCCTCTCGGACGCGGCTACGTCCGTCTTCTCCAtttctattctctctctttttcttttttcttttatttctatcTCTTTTAGATAAATATCACCGAAAGCCTCAAAAAGCtacacatatgataaatttaaacTCTAAACTAATATAGCCTGCAATAAATTTACCCTTTAGTAATTTCTGTaaaattttatcatttatatAATGTGTGGGTACATCAGTTTGTGATTTGTCATTGTATTCATTTAACTTAATGAAAATACAtttatcaattttgattttttttttgtgatcaacaaattaattttagtaaatttgttataaatgtattaatttgaagttttagatAAAGGTGtattattttaggattttcctTTATACCAACCATTGTCTTTTTTGGCTTtaccgaacaaaaaaaaaaaccattgtcTTGATTGTCAGACgtcaaataggaaaaaaaatgacatggtTATTTATCTcgattttcatgaattttgaaaaaaaaaaaaatccaaaaagtaaTATTTCATTATGAGGGCAAATCAAATTAGATGTGTCATTTTAATTTCATGTCATCGGATTAACTTATTACCCTAAAAATGGTGGGGTCATAAAGAAGATGCTGCCCGACATAAAACACAAAAGGCGACAAAAACAAAAGTCTAAAGTGAGATTCACGATAAGAGAATTTACTATATTATATATCTTGAGCATTCCCAAAAAGACATAGTTTTCTGGAAACTAGCCActcaaaaaattaagattaaattaatccTATCTTCAAGAATAATGCcgattataaaaagaaaagttactatcacaaaaaaaaaaaaaaaacaaattatacCCACCACCATGACGCGAGTGCATCAGACTTTCCTTTATTCTCAAAAGCCTCAAACTCTTATtaatatgataaaatatattaaattttcatcACATCAGTACAAATTTAAGATATTGACATAAAGCAGGCAAATTTTAAGAGTTTTATATTAAATAGAAAGTGATGATAAATTTGGAGTAACGGTggcagcaaaaaagaaaaaaaagttgagatatCATTGTCGCGATGTGGGTATAATTTAGGGAAAAGAGATCCGCATGGGAATTATTTGAGTAATGGACGCATTTTCTGTGCATAATCCTCCTAGAAAAGTAATCCATTATTCgataaaagaactatttctcCATACATGCAAATAACAAATAAGTAGTCTGCCAGTTCACTGTTCAGAAACTCCACTGCATCAATTGACAGCACCAACACGGATCACGCCATTGGAACAATTCTCTCTCCCCATAAGCTCTCCCGTTTCACATCTCTCCCCTTCCCCAGAACATCTCGGGTCCCGTCAGGAATCGGACAACAGGGGTcgctcatcttcatctttgaTCTTGCCCATCAGCGCCACGGCCTGGCTCGAGCTCGGCCTTTTGGCGGGAGGTGGGTTTGTGCACTGGAGAGCCACTTGCAGCAGCCTCACCATCCTTTCCTCATCCGCCCCTTCGGATATCAGGACACTGTCGAAGACTTCCCCGGTCCATTCCTCCCTGACCACAGACTGCACCCACTTGGCCAGATCGTACCCGTTGTTCTGGACCATATTGCCTGTCAGGAGCTCGAGAAGCATTAGCCCAAGGCCGTATACGTCGTCCTTGAAGGCGTCATGCGGAGCAGAAGGATTGCTTCTTATCTCGGAAATTTGAGAGGAGTCTTGGCTTTCCACCACCATTAGGCCATACTTGCTGACGCACGGACCCATGTCTTTGTCGAGCAAGATGTCCGTGGTCTTTAGATTGCCGTGAGCAATCCCGTCTTCATGAAGCACCGAGTGCATAAAGGCCAAAGCTTCGGCTATCGTGGCTGCGACGCTTAGCCTGCTTCCCAGTCAAATACTAGCGCATTCTGCGTTCCTGAAATGGAAACGATGCACAATAACTTGAATCAGCTTCTCTTCTCCAGTCCATCACTTAGAGAGAGCAAAATGTATACCGAGTAACTTCAGCTTCTTGATCAGAAAAGATGGGATGACATGAATCTCACATTTTGGGCATCCTAAATGAGGGGCAAGAACAAGACACTGTGCCATTCAGATTTCCATTCAATTCGGTTTAGGAAAACCAAAACTAGAGGTTACTCTTTCAATATTTTGCATTGCTGCTTTTATAGTCCTAGGTTGCAACAACATTCTTTAGGGAAGCATATCGATCCAAACTGGAAATTGAAAGTAATCAGTACAACTACCCACTTACCAGGGAGAAGATTGAAGAGACTCCCGTTTGGTTGGTATTCATACGCCAGGAGCTTCTCTTGCTTGGCGCAATAAAACACGATGGGCGGCAGAACATTAGGATGCTTTGCTCGATCCACCTTCTGCATCCTGTTCTTAAAGTCCTCGCTAGGAATCCCCGAATCCTTGATTCTCTTCACGACCAGAACGAGGCCGTTGCTGAGCACAACTCTGTAAAGGCTTCCGTGCTTTCCTATTCCAAGCAGCTCGGCCGGCGCTCTAAGCAAGTCCTCGAACTTCAAATCCTTCATCTCAGGAGAATTCGTTAGTACCACAAGTGATGACGTGTTCATTCCACTCTCCATGGAAGTTATCGAGTACTCCGACCTGTTATTGCTCGTCTTTGGTTCGCTGGACGCCCCATTAGTCTTGCTGCTGCTAGCATCAGCTCTCCTATCCTTACCACCATCGACCCCATCTGCTTTTTTCCTGGATCTTCTTGCTATTTTGTAGACCGAGAAGAGCAAAACAATCGGACCGAGAATCATATAGCCTAGATAGATAAGAATCTTTTCGAGCGACACGtctttctgtttcttcttgGCCGGTTGAGGGGGC
The sequence above is drawn from the Eucalyptus grandis isolate ANBG69807.140 chromosome 11, ASM1654582v1, whole genome shotgun sequence genome and encodes:
- the LOC104426284 gene encoding inactive leucine-rich repeat receptor-like serine/threonine-protein kinase At1g60630, translating into MRVAISERSFSRSSTSQGLFDASPLCRVGSLAVLSLKGNNLVGGIPEEIANCKRLTHLYLGGNRFSGQLPDALWRLNNLKRVDVSDNNFTGPLPNLAQNSGMTTFFAQNNNFTGELPQFDFANFEQFNVSNNDFTGQIPDGGGRFQENSFLGNPGLCGSPLPNSCPPPQPAKKKQKDVSLEKILIYLGYMILGPIVLLFSVYKIARRSRKKADGVDGGKDRRADASSSKTNGASSEPKTSNNRSEYSITSMESGMNTSSLVVLTNSPEMKDLKFEDLLRAPAELLGIGKHGSLYRVVLSNGLVLVVKRIKDSGIPSEDFKNRMQKVDRAKHPNVLPPIVFYCAKQEKLLAYEYQPNGSLFNLLPGTQNALVFDWEAG